The Motacilla alba alba isolate MOTALB_02 chromosome 3, Motacilla_alba_V1.0_pri, whole genome shotgun sequence DNA window TACTTAACCTCACACACAAGGTGCCTCAGAGATGCAAAATGGAAGTATGCCACTTCTGGGGCAGGTTTTGGCctttaaatgaaaagcaaatgcaattttcattgcttttatgCCGTCTGTGACCCTGCTGATGGGTTTCACAATGCCAAACACTGTAAAAACTTGGCCCTAAAGTTGCTCAGGCTTAACAGTTTGCCTGCCTACATGTCTGATCTAGCTACAGCTGATGCAGGAAGGATGCCACCACCACCATGTAAGGACCTTTTACCAAGAGTTCCATCAGGGTTTTTTGCATCAGGTACTATGCTTGATTTTTCCAGAGCTGTGGAGGCTACTTACCTCATTCAGCCAGTCcagaatgtttttgtttttacaacATGAAAGTAGTGATGTTCCCATCTTGTTAGCAAGCTGAACGCATCCTTTGAGGAAATCTAGTGCTCAATCCACAAGACCATTTGTATATGCAGTTCTTTCATAGAAAAGTCAGAAGGGATGAAGAGATGGAGGCATTTTCTGCCTCCCCCCAGCTTAACCTCAGATAACATCACCACTGCTGAAAAGAAACACTAAGAGTGATTTTATTCACACTGCCTCAGCAACCAGAGAGGGACACGAACAATACAACAGGTTACAGGAGGGAGGATAATGAGTATATGGTAAAACAAACATAAACATAGTACTTCAGCCTTTGCACTGAGCATGGGATACTTACCTTCctcacattttgttttcctaaaatttcCTTTCCCAAATCTTGTTCAGATCAGATAGTAAGAGCCAGTTGCTACACTCGTAATGGTGAAAGATGGCCTGAAGACCTGGCAAAAAGACTTTCAGTAACTTTTTACTAAAGCCAAGCACAGGGTGCTGAACTGCTCACCAGGAATACTGGCAAGCCTCAGCCTGACCTTCAGCCCAGCTGTTTCCCACCAAAGCAAGCAAGCAGGAACCTGTGATGGATGTAGTCTGAAAAGTACATTTCTGTtcatccaaaaataaaaaccagaggTGCTGGCTGTTTCCTCCATTTTGTAGTGTCATGCAACTTCTCTGTGAGGAACTGAAGTTCTTGTTGCAAAGTCTCACCTCATTCCCAAATCCTGGTACTCacttcactgaaaacaaatctCAATGAAAAGGACTTACCAGTGTGAATCTCTTCTTTCCCTTGACATGATAACTAGATATTATCTATGAATGACATTCTGACACTATTAAGTTCTTAGGACACTCTGGGATATCATTCACAGCTTTTTATAAAAACTGCTTATAGAATAAGGCAAGAAATGTCACCTGCATTTGCCTCCAGCCCACCAACTGATGGCTTTACTGGAAAATCTAAGTTAAAGATTAGCTGAATTTTGTGCAGTTCATTATAGAAGATTAGAAATACTAGTGAGATTCTCCAGCATGTGATAATCATCTTCTcttcaatgcatttttaaaaaatacccaatTATTGTCATATTTAGATTACTCCCTGGATTAGGAGCTGGTACTTAATTACCATGTTTCACTAGTGCTTGTACATCCTTAAATCAGCAACACAGACATATTACTTATAATTAACTTTGCAGTAGGTCCAGTATCTTCACTTCTCTCACTCAGTTTTACAAGTCAAAAATTGCCTAATGCATGATAAATAATGCAGGCCCTGTTTATTCCATCCTGTGTGCAATTTTATGCTGGAACTACAAGACTTGTGCCAAAAACATTCTTGATTCTCAGGCTTTGAGACAGTAATTGGTACCTCACATTCACCCCTTTTTTGCACCAATTAAAACCTGCAGGTGCACTAATGTTGTCATCTGGAATCTAGCTGGTACATCAGAAGTGCTTTTCACCAAATGTGTGCTATTAATAAAATCAGCCCATGAGGGGACTTGTGAATGCTCCATTTGCTGTTACAGTGCTCTCAAGGCCTTCAAAGTATTTTACTAGTGCCAagaccagaaaataaaattttacctTTAAAGTAAACACAGGTTATCATAAAAACTTACATGCAGTTGGAAATACAAAACTTTCTCACTCACTCTAGGTATATTTGAAACTGGCAAATTGTATCTTCAGGACCATCTGAGATTTAAAGGCCAGACATGACTGTTAAGGTCATCTACGCTCTTGCTGAAAACAGACCACAGAATCTCTCTTTATTTCCCTTGAAGGGCACTCTAGCTCAGAGAAAAAACGggcttaaaaaaagaacaacaaattAATGACACTCACCAATCTTGAGACAGGTAGCAGTAAACAAGTCAGTAGCAAAAATATGCATTAAAGGTCTGATGTTTCACTCAGAGttctagagaaagaaaaatccacctGCATTTTCTAGTGACAATCTAGCCTCAGTACAAAACCATGAGACAATGGATTAAAACTACTATAGGCACTGATCGAAAGCTCCCCAAACTTCTTGTTGTAAttgtttgggggtttatttCTTCCCACTGTACTAAATGATGGGACTACAGTAGGCATCATGGCACTACATGCAGGGCAATTTATCTACTTTTATAGGGGATAAACACCACTTTAAGTGTCTCTCAGCAATACTGGCTGAACCAGAATTCAGAAGACTGACTCCTAACAAAACTCCCCTCTTCAGCCTCTACCAGAGAAATGTCAAATCTCTCCattttttatttagctttaaAGGTCACTCCTCATTTAAGACTCAACAGCAGTCCCACTAAAACTCTGCAAGATTTTGGATAACTCTTTAATCATTGAAAGAACTATTCTTTGCAGCATATTTTACAGCTTAAGAGACTTAACATTGAAACAGGAGTGCATCCAACACTTAGGTGCAGAGAGGTTTCTGTTCAAAAACCTATGGCACACAGCCCTGACAAAGTTTACTTTGGTCCCAAGTCCTCCACACCTAAAAAGGTGTTTTGTCTGAGTAGAATGCCTGAAGTAATTAAGGGATTAGTGTGTCTTTAGAGCACAACCTTATTTTGCAAATTGCAGCCATGAGCTGTACATTGCTGAGTGGAGACCCTAAGaggagttttcttttccccagatATGATGAAGACAGTATTACCATCTAAATGGATTTGGGCAGACAGGTAGTCCTAACAAGTGAGGGAATGAGCCCATGGCACTCTTTAACATGGTATGCACTTCCTACCACCTGTGGAGGTGCAATGCTTGTACCAGACCCTTGTTCTGcatacaggaaagaaaaaggacattCCCTCTATGCTCTGAGGAGGTGTTTGCAGGGCATGTGTAAAATACCCGCCCCCATCCAGCCCTATACAACTCTGGGTGTCAGTTctacagaaataaatcaaaaaaaatGATACTTGAAGATGCCTTTAAATAGTTTGCTCAAATTAAGTCATtgaactgaacagaaaaaagttAAGAAACAACTGAATTTTTAACAAATTTCTTCAGCCAGAGATGACCATAAATTTTACAATGAACAGTGTGCACCTGGGAGGGAATTCTGTTTTCAAACATGCAAAACTGATTAACTGGCAGCACTTTTGCTGAACACATTTGCACTCCTCACAGGGAAACACATTGTCTAATACTCTCAAACACTTCTTATTTCACCATTAAGCATGTACAGAATTGaataaggcaaaaaaacccaaacaaacataAGTATCAATAAACATAACAGATTGTAAAATTAATATTGACAAATGCAGTATTAAGTCAATCATGACTTAAACTCAGCATGAAAAACACAAGATTTGATTAACTTTATGGACTTGcagatttttatatatattatttgcAAAGGGGCATGGGACAGGATTGCCaccagaaaattgaaaattaattcaaaatgcaGTCCTCTTATCAATTAGCATCTGGGCCATGTAAGAGAGGGTAGATTTGGctatttttcctcccaaaatggAATTCTGTAAATGTCACTCGTGACTACAGGAAGTTTCCTTGAAACTCTGGATAACCCTTCTTATACTGCAACTGCAGACAGGGGTGCCTAGAGGTAGGAGGAGAGAGCACATCTGCTTATTCCCTCTACCTGCTGATTTGTCAGCACCCATGCTAAAACACACTTGAATACACCTAAGCTGGTGTACACTCCAACATAAACTAGGCAGGACTCATCTACATTTTGGACAGGGTTCTGTTCTGTTGTACCAGGGCTATGTTGCAGATATTTAATTGATCTGTAGGCAGATACTGAATTGATCTGAACACACTCAGAAAGACTAAGAACTCAAACAGATTTTACAGTTAGTTGTTTTCACATGAGGTGACTTGGATCAGAGTTGACCACCTAACTTCCAAACACCCAGATTAGAACTGGATGTTAGCTACACAtctgttcaattttttttcaattcagtGAACTGAATAAATTACAATCCTGCCATCCCATTTTACAGTATTACCAGCTTTACTCTGCTTACCCTGAAGGCTCCAGTAAAGCCTCGAGGGGGCAAAAGCAGGAAGGACAGACTCTAAACCATCCCAAAATGTTGTAATGTTTTGTTGAAATGAAAGCTTTAGTGTTTACGGGACAGAAAAGGtcttcattttctgcaggatTCCACAGCTGCCAAGATGTCTTGCAAAaggctgtttctgttttccttacTAACctagagaaagagaaattaaaactgaTGTAATTTCATTAATAGCTTCTATACAAATGTTTACTTcaaaaacaaatcaaagcagaaattccagtgcatttctttttcagtgcagGAATGTTGAGTGTCAAACACCTGCCTTCTTCTGCTACTGACAACACAGTATGCTAAACCCACAAAAGCCGCAATTGAATATTTAGTGATCTTTTGATTTAATTGCCTGTGGTATTTTGCAGTATTATTCAGGGCTTGAGTAACTAACAAGAATCACTCAAAGAACCAGCGTGTACTTTTGTCATTACTAGAAATCCTTTTCAACTACCAAATTTAACTTTCCTAATATAAAGTGGAGTTCTTATGCCTTCATTACTTCAAAGAGTTGTATTTATTAAGATGACAGACCTAGTCAAAAacatctgcaaagaaaaaaattaaaacagtctTAGCAGCATAACTCTGTACTCTGAGAAACCTTACTGCTACAGGAAAGCAACaccttggaaaagaaataaaactgtttgaGAAAGCTGGGGTGTTCTCTAGCACACCGAGATATGCTTTTGGCAGATCAGTCCATGGGAATGCTGGGCTTTAAGTCCAGCATATGTGAATACAGATGACTGCAAACTGCCAAGCAAGTGCTGGTGCTTGCTAgtcagctcagctcccagggacacagagctgggggctgtgtgtgtgtaaattATCCCTTCCTGACAGACTGGGTCCTGATCCAGAGCCCTGTGACCCACAGTGCCATGCATTACTCACTCAAACAAAACCTGGGGAAGTGACAGGGGCTGTAAAGGGGTAACAAGCAACTGTGAAGCATCAGCAaaagcttaattttaaaaagtctaagAAATTTTCCCCATTGTTCAGATCCCTGCAGAGAGGGCAGGAAGAAATCAGACAAAGACacatgagcagaaaaaaaaaagtaagggcACTCATACAAAGTTGTAGAAAAGCTGTTTGATGAGGAAAGAGACACAACACCATGCACAGCCTAAAACTCTCTACCAGAAAGTTTCCACTGCACTCCTTGTACCTGCATTTAGGATGTGAGCACAAGAGTTTGTATCCCTTCCAGTACTACAGTCaataatgaaaaggagaaagtaCTACTATTATTATCATTGTTGTTGTTAAATAGTTGACGGTTCCATCTGAGGAATCTGGCCCGAGGAGCTACCACTATTTACAGTCATCCACATCATATCCAAGTGCTGTAAACCAACACTACAAAACCTACAGACAGTGGTCTCACCTACCACTGAATTCAAGACAGCAGGTGAATGGGACTAATGAAAAagtgacactgaaaaaaaaagggcagggGGGAAGAGTAATGAAAAGGAAGATCTGTCTGAAAATGTCACTGTTTTTCCTGAGAATCAGTCCAAGCTTTAGAAGATAAAcagaaaatcccacaaaaacaaagaaataagaCAACAAAGAATGCTCTTCAGTAAGGCTATTGGGACCCACAGGTAAACAATACACAGCACTGATGAGCCAAACTCTAAATCTCACAGCAAGTGTACTGATATCCTGAACTTTCAAAGGACCTTCTGCACATTTAATAGCTCTTCCCACTCCCTCACAGCCAACAAAAACAATACTACATTTTATCTATCCTTTTTCCATACCTATATGCCAGAAGTccagtgagagcagcagagagaaagcgCCAAGTGCTTGGAAATTTTCACAACTGTTTTACAAAGGCTGTTTGATAGATATAAGTCTCCTCTTAAGATGTGGAGACATTCTGTGCAGGCAGCTTTCCCAGAGAGAACAAACCTCCCAGTATCTGTACTGAATGTACAAACAGATGGGTATGGTTTTAGAAAGGAGTTGAAAATAACTGTAGATGCTGCTTATATTAAGCATTTATGTAATTTGGAGGAAATTGCCACCTAGACTCCAAGCAGGCAACTATAGAGGACAAAAGCTTTCTTCCTCTAACTGTTAAAAATACCGTCAAGGAAACCACTCATGTACAATCTGTTCAAATGgaaccttttcttctccctatCCATttaactattttctttcttaatagGCATATGCAACCATACTTCACTAATGGGTTTCATGCAAGCAAAATTAATAgatgggaaaatgggagaaaattagTATCTGCCAGCTGCTAAGGATAACCTGATCCTATTCATGCCACCATGTCTGCAGAACTACACAGATGCAGACAGTGCAAAAAGAGCCTCTGTAGTTTCACTGGAAAGTTTAGTTCTCAGCAAAATGGAACTAGGTAACAATAGAAACAAACGTGTTAAATATCAGAGCTCCTATCGTTAAGTGCCTAAACataataaattaaacatttggAACCAAATGCTGAATTGCTTTTAGGGCATCTGGGCCCACTTACACCAACAAAATAAGCTTTCAAGACAAAAGGGACTGTAAAACACCAAACAGCTGTTCTCTCCTCAGAACTGTCCTTGTGACACTTAGGAGCAGGATGAAAAAACTGAGATGAGCTACATGAATGCAGCTTAACTCCATATTAAGTGACAAAGCAGGCAGAATGTTTTTGGAAGTTAGCCACCTACTTCTGTACACTTGCAGGCACCATCCAAGTTAGTAAGAAATTACTGACTGTGAGCTACTTGGGCACTCCAGGTTTCCCCATGCCACAGCCTTTGAAGAAAACAGCTGTTGACCCAGTATCCACTTCAGCTCCTAACACCTCTGACTCCCCATGGGCAgtttctgctcctgctcacgCACACATTTGAACCAGCTGGGAAAGAGCATGTAGCATGTCACTGGAGCAAGAGAGACAGATGCTCTCCTGCACAAGACTTCGGCTCAGCAGGTCTGTGACACCTGGGAATGACTGCAGTCTGTCACACATTTCTCATCCATGCTTTTGGTTAATGGATTCACCAGAGTTCTCTCTTTAATTAAAGAAACCTGCATGTCCTAATCTCAGCAGTGTGAACATGATGGGTCATTGTTTTAGTAAAGATCCTTTAGCTAGAGAAAACACTGCTCCATTGCAATTTACAGAAAGACTTCTGCTGGCTTGAGTCAGTATTTCAAAGATTTATCAGCAGACTGATACAGCTGAAAACCAAGGGCCGAGTAGCCCATGCCCTCTGAATATCACCTGATAAAAAGAGACAGCAGAAGCCTCAAAAGCTTCCTTGAAAAGCCAAATGCTGCCTTCCAGCCCCATTTCCTCTCACAAGAGGACCGAATGCATGCACCATGTCCTGCCATGACTGCAGCCCAAGCACTGAACGACTGGTACTTTCAGCAAGGCTTCTccatcccatttttcccagtCCTACCCCTGTAAAGCCACTCATACAAAATTCACATTTACATGCCTTTCTGTGCAACAGCCTGACTACAAACACATCCGCTCAGCAGTGGAAAAACCTGGGGGGTTATCTCTGAAAGGAATGAAGGGAGTTGAATGCCTATGCAAGGAAAGGAATAATCTCTCATCTTTGCTCCTACTGTTGctttaacatttaattaaatcagcatttaaaataaaaacagaaactgaaGATGACGATGGGACCCTCAATTAAAATAAGGATGAGGAACTTTGAGCACTGCAGGTTTTTAAGCCAGCTTTGAACAGGAAACAAGATAAATCAAAGGAGTGAGAGGTGCCTTTGTTTTTGTGAAGCATTGAGGACACTTAGTGATGTTAAGGAAACCTCACACATGCACCCCTAGGAACAGGCTAAATTTTGCTGTGGTAAGTTTTTGAGAACTGCCCTATAACTGATCAGAAATGTTAACTCTGAGGCCCtaatattctgaaaattatGCCTGTAAAAGTAACATAATGAATTCCAAAATTGGTTCATTGACTCCAGAGAAAGTACACTCCATTTACAACTGTCTTTCTTCTATAAATCATTCCTGCAAACTCCACcgctgcttttttccttttattttttctttgaatatgACTACTGGTAATATTTCTGTTAGgcagtctggaaaaaaaaccaaaaaaagcttaaaatctGACTGTACTTTAAAAGATTTAACTCTTAGGAATAATGAATACCTATACAGTAATAATACTACAGCAaagaaaccttttaaaacaacTGTAGCATTACTTCTGCAGCCCCACACAAGCAAAGCCAGCTGTGTGAGACGCCTACAGTTAGTGccaaatgggattttttttttaataaggtgAACACCTGCCCATTaagaataaaatggaaactAAAAAACTTATTTCATGCAAGCTACCCACAGCTATCAATTGGCAGTAACAGTTTTTAAACAGAGCCAAACATAAACCAGTAACCTAGAACAGAAGGCTCTTTAAGGATATTAAATATTACTCACATTGAACACTTTAACATCTTTCCTACTTCTTATTTCTTCAACAAGATCCAGTGGCTTTCCCTTAGGTATTGGAATAGTTCCAAGCACCACAGTCCCCGAGCCAGCCAGCGTTTGACGAACAGCTTGAATAAAAGCCTGGCTGAAGAGTTCCATTTTACCAATCTCATCGATGacacaaattcttttttctgtgtCCCCACCATGGTTTACCTGTGGAAAAGTGCACCAAGAGACTGAAACAGCAAAACTTAGAACAAGCAACAGACATAATCTCTATGCTGACAAAAGAAATACCTCCAAAAGACACAAATTCAACTGTCATACTGGGGAAAGCAGGAAGTCAAAGCTACCGCTGGTAAACGACAGACTTACAaatctgtaatttcttttttaggaCAGATTTTTGGAAGGATGGAAACAACCATACAGTATAAATACCAACTACAATAGGAAATATCCTTACCACCggattttctttaaagcagAATTCTCACAATGGCTACTTGACAATTAAGCCCATATGGCTACTTGACAATTAAGAACTGCACTTTGCCTACAAGCAGCTCTCAATCATTCCGAGggtcagtaatttttaaaaactttattcTTCTCACTAAATTATGCATTTAGTGATTACATTTAATGATGCGATCAGTAGTCACACAAAACAGGTATCTAAAAAGAAGACTTCCATTAAATCTAGATTTGGAAGATTCTCCTCTTGTAGTTGGGATGATGGAGCATTTCACTCAGAGCTACTGGCTGTCTTCAAAGCTGTCTGGATAATAACCAAGCCATTTGCAAGCCTCTCTCACATTAGAGCAGACACATATTGAGATATACCTTACTCTGTAGTCCTAGCCACTGGATAGTAGGAGAGACACAGTTAACTACATTTGAggcttctttgttttttccatgAAGTGAATGCTGTGCCAAGCAGTGCCATGCTGCAGGTGgttggagcagcagggaaatccAGGAGAAAGCAAGGGTGATTGCTATTGAGGAAAAGGCAGCTCACAAAGCAGAGGAACTCTTCAACTGCACTGCCTACCCTATTTTGGTAAAAGTGACTGAGAACTGTACTCCATTATTTGTAGAAGTGAGGAGAAAATCAACTCAATTCAAAACCATTAAAGATCCATGAGTATGTACCAATACAAGCCATATAGtacagaaactaaaaaaaaagcaaaacagattgAAACGTATCCCCTTGAGAAGACAAAGT harbors:
- the NTPCR gene encoding cancer-related nucleoside-triphosphatase isoform X3 translates to MRCRGVGKTTLIQKVTQALKSSGVPIDGFYTQEVREGGRRTGFDVVTLSGNRGPLSRVSPSSDSSASRREYRVGQYVVDLVSFEQLVLPMLRNVNHGGDTEKRICVIDEIGKMELFSQAFIQAVRQTLAGSGTVVLGTIPIPKGKPLDLVEEIRSRKDVKVFNVSKENRNSLLQDILAAVESCRK